A DNA window from Vigna angularis cultivar LongXiaoDou No.4 chromosome 1, ASM1680809v1, whole genome shotgun sequence contains the following coding sequences:
- the LOC108321397 gene encoding phospholipid-transporting ATPase 3, whose amino-acid sequence MHLEMIQVAELIENDLILIGSTAIEDKLQEGVPACIETLQRAGIKIWVLTGDKIETAINIAYACNLINNEMKQFVISSETDAIREVEDRGDQVEIARFIKEEVKKELKKCLEEAQTIFTPYLDQN is encoded by the exons ATGCATCTTGAAATGATACAGGTGGCAGAACTTATCGAAAATGATCTCATTTTAATTGGTAGCACAGCCATAGAAGACAAGCTTCAAGAGGGTGTACCTGCTTGCATAGAGACTCTTCAAAGAGCTGGTATTAAAATTTGGGTTCTTACAGGGGACAAGATTGAAACAGCTATAAACATAGCCTATG CATGCAACTTGATAAACAATGAGATGAAGCAATTTGTGATTAGTTCAGAAACTGATGCAATCAGAGAAGTTGAAGACAGG gGTGACCAAGTGGAGATTGCACGGTTTATCAAAGAAGAAGTGAAAAAAGAGCTGAAGAAATGCCTTGAAGAAGCACAGACTATTTTCACTCCCTATCTGGACCAAAATTAG